In the Astatotilapia calliptera chromosome 5, fAstCal1.2, whole genome shotgun sequence genome, one interval contains:
- the LOC113022754 gene encoding trichohyalin-like isoform X8 translates to MESSVEASKTRVMSKPKPPLAPKPGLAPKPFSLQKNTTIRSIHAPKTLPATSKIQNSEPLTPRAQKTSQPAVTSNAKPGSQSELPKSHPTTTKASEAGKEETRDSSVGKTASQTSRPEETKKTELVQKDIIQTNDKASGDVATNSEQNNGKAKEDEARASVVKMRNHSGSDGASSTDETFSWGGARKRLSMELTSKFESGGLSLPPQPTIAISTHNTKRDSNKPASPAPEQKQASPEPKQASPEPKQASPEQKQASPEPKQASPEQKQASPEPKQASPEPKQASPEPKQASPEQKQASPEQKQASPEPKQASPEPKQASPEQKQASPEPKQASPEQKQASPEPSNRESDDGGVKEDYTGGNSIKNRISQLFDSASRPEAMPKRDEPEILTGIGGVKERIKNWAAETTSEGPKMEKKPPATSRARSRSFEPATSPTEVKTPKTSNLRLSAEEMPQSPTVDPPSKVSPVEQPTKSPTEMLKGVRTEKKSSESAAESPQEANKSTEVDVQLRTPNLSEDVPKRDNVKRRSVRFGTVQSDDGGPPLILGSDSDSDTEDEEEGEEEEGEEEEGGEEEEEEEEEEEEEEESPGVTAEKKVPDLVPVYKRVGIFQKKHDESQQQEEERLKHLKFEEQRRAEETEQARLQLEQEQKRVEEEKEKERERQREELRLKEEERARQKEEQIKQEMEEKERERLKEEERLRKERERQRLKEVQERDKELKLKQEEDEERKRREQERKIQQEKEAEMERKRLLEKQKEEERKEEERKMKIEKEKMELEMKIQQEKEAEMERKRLIEKQKEEERKEEERRQIEKEKLELEMKIQQEKEAEMERKRLIEKQKEEERREEERKRKIEKEKLELEMKIQQEKEAEMERKRLIEKQKEEERKEEERRQIEKEKLELEMKIQQEKEAEMERKRLIEKQKEEERREEERKMKIEKERLEKQEQERKMQEELERRQADQLKEKQRLEDERETKQSGLNNMQEESLVRRSKPHLNYFESEDWPQESKSPHSPSPNTSGPTENLMDVVYDDFSVKQNPINIEFDDFSVKPIKVISRRITESSPVFCSWDDFLDIEEVKGLVPVDVKTERAKEDKMEKPEQCPNTPPLQEREWVEEIKDEPEEEQLISLDVKKEEQLISLDVKKEEQLISVDVKKEEQLISLDMKKEEKLISVDVKKEEQLISLDVEEEEEEKETETEDEDEMEEDNQEDQTNSFSTKNEDKDTDALIDFGLIHDQQDPVWEQTPERNSPQPVPDEVPEVSSEDTADDLKEPEFAPFPESSTPLLDTSAQRSKADLGKRRIRTRPSRRLTAGLAQTETQDWGTQDSTVEKETVAKERESDSEEEQPKPKVVCSPSQRVPVFPGMSPAGLLAQLKRKTGGGGTAVKEETVESKASEEKEHQDEEVAPSSVELSHSPRTPARLAGATRVLPLIGNKEEGGASSPAWLKELKSKKRMSQHGSDA, encoded by the exons ATGGAGAGCTCCGTCGAGGCTTCCAAGACTAGGGTCATGTCGAAACCCAAGCCACCGCTGGCCCCCAAACCTGGCCTCGCTCCCAAGCCCTTCTCTTTGCAGAAGAATACCACCATCCGCTCCATTCATGCCCCAAAGACGCTCCCCGCTACGTCGAAAATTCAAAACTCAGAGCCTTTGACCCCTCGTGCTCAAAAAACATCTCAGCCGGCTGTCACCTCAAATGCCAAACCAGGCTCTCAAAGTGAGCTTCCCAAAAGTcacccaacaacaaccaaagcTAGTGAAGCAGGTAAAGAGGAAACTCGTGACTCTAGTGTAGGAAAAACAGCCTCACAAACCAGTCGGCCCgaagagacaaagaaaactgaGCTCGTCCAGAAAGACATCATCCAAACAAACGACAAAGCTTCTGGAGATGTTGCAACTAATTCAGAGCAGAACAACGGAAAAGCGAAGGAAGATGAAGCTCGAGCTTCTGTTGTCAAAATGCGGAATCACTCAGGTAGCGATGGAGCCTCTTCAACCGATGAAACATTTAGTTGGGGTGGTGCTAGGAAGCGTCTGTCCATGGAGCTCACCTCGAAGTTTGAGTCAGGCGGTCTTTCTCTGCCCCCCCAGCCTACCATAGCTATCTCCACACACAACACCAAACGTGATTCAAATAAGCCAGCATCTCCTGCTCCAGAGCAGAAGCAGGCATCTCCAGAGCCGAAGCAGGCATCTCCGGAGCCGAAGCAGGCATCGCCGGAGCAGAAGCAGGCATCTCCGGAGCCGAAGCAGGCATCGCCGGAGCAGAAGCAGGCATCGCCGGAGCCGAAGCAGGCATCTCCGGAGCCGAAGCAGGCATCTCCGGAGCCGAAGCAGGCATCGCCGGAGCAGAAGCAGGCATCTCCGGAGCAGAAGCAGGCATCGCCGGAGCCGAAGCAGGCATCTCCGGAGCCGAAGCAGGCATCGCCGGAGCAGAAACAGGCATCTCCGGAGCCGAAGCAGGCATCGCCGGAGCAGAAGCAG GCATCTCCAGAGCCTTCAAACAGAGAGAGCGATGACGGTGGAGTGAAAGAGGACTACACCGGGGgaaacagcattaaaaacagaatcaGTCAACTGTTTGACTCTGCGTCGAGGCCGGAGGCCATGCCGAAGAGGGATGAACCGGAAATCTTAACCGGTATAGGAGGGGTGAAGGAGCGCATCAAAAATTGGGCTGCAGAAACAACTTCTGAGGGTCCAAAGATGGAGAAGAAGCCTCCGGCTACATCCCGAGCACGCTCCAGAAG CTTTGAGCCCGCAACTTCTCCAACAGAAGTGAAAACACCAAAAACTTCAAATCTCAGACTTTCTGCCGAAGAAATGCCGCAGAGTCCGACTGTGGACCCCCCGTCAAAGGTCTCTCCTGTTGAACAACCAACAAAGTCCCCAACAGAAATGCTAAAAGGTGTTCGAACTGAAAAGAAATCATCGGAAAGTGCTGCAGAGAGCCCACAAGAGGCGAACAAATCAACAGAGGTTGACGTCCAGTTGCGCACCCCTAACTTGAGTGAAGATGTACCAAAGAGGGACAATGTCAAACGTCGCTCTGTTCGCTTTGGCACCGTGCAGAGTGATGATGGTGGGCCTCCACTGATCCTAGGCTcggattctgattctgacactgaagacgaagaagaaggagaagaagaagaaggagaagaagaagaaggaggagaagaagaagaagaagaagaagaggaggaggaggaggaggaggagagtcctGGAGTTACAGCTGAAAAGAAAGTCCCTGATTTAGTGCCTGTCTATAAAAGAGTAGGaatttttcagaaaaaacatGATGAGAGTCAAcagcaagaagaagaaagactgAAACATCTGAAATTTGAAGAACAGCGGCGAGCAGAGGAGACGGAACAAGCAAGGCTTCAGCTAGAACAGGAGCAGAAAAGAGTGgaagaagagaaggaaaaagaaagggaaagacaGAGGGAAGAGCTCAGGCTTAAGGAAGAGGAGAGGGCAAGGCAGAAAGAGGAGCAAATTAAACAAGAGATGGAGGAGAAGGAAAGGGAGAGGCTAAAGGAAGAGGAGAGACTGaggaaggaaagagaaagacagagactaAAAGAAGTGCAAGAGAGAGATAAAGAGCTAAAGCTGAaacaggaggaggatgaagagagaaaaagaagggaaCAGGAGAGGAAAATCCAGCAGGAGAAAgaggcagagatggagaggaagaggctgttagaaaaacagaaagaagaggagagaaaggaagaggaaagaaagatgaagattgagaaagaaaaaatggagctggaaatgaaaaTCCAGCAGGAGAAAgaggcagagatggagaggaagaggctcatagaaaaacagaaagaagaggagagaaaggaagaggaaaggaggcagattgagaaagaaaaactggagTTGGAGATGAAAATCCAGCAGGAAAAAgaggcagagatggagaggaagaggctcatagaaaaacagaaagaagaggagagaagggaagaggaaagaaagaggaagattgagaaagaaaaactggagctggaaatgaaaaTCCAGCAGGAGAAAgaggcagagatggagaggaagaggctcatagaaaaacagaaagaagaggagagaaaggaagaggaaaggaggcagattgagaaagaaaaactggagTTGGAGATGAAAATCCAGCAGGAAAAAgaggcagagatggagaggaagaggctcatagaaaaacagaaagaagaggagagaagggaagaggaaagaaagatgaagattGAGAAAGAAAGACTAGAGAAGCAGGAGCAGGAGAGAAAAATGCAAGAGGAACTGGAAAGAAGGCAGGCAGACCAactcaaagaaaagcaaagactAGAGGACGAGAGAGAAACAAAGCAATCTGGGTTGAACAACATGCAAGAGGAGAGTTTGGTGCGCAGATCAAAGCCTCATCTAAACTATTTTGAATCTGAAGATTGGCCTCAGGAGTCAAAATCACCACATTCCCCCTCACCAAACACCTCTGGGCCCACAGAGAATCTGATGGATGTGGTTTATGATGACTTCTCGGTCAAACAGAATCCGATCAACATAGAATTTGATGATTTTTCAGTCAAACCGATAAAAGTGATCTCACGGCGTATAACAGAAAGCAGTCCAGTTTTCTGTAGTTGGGATGACTTTCTGGATATAGAGGAAGTGAAGGGACTGGTGCCTGTGGACGTCAAAACTGAGAGAGCCAAGGAAGACAAAATGGAAAAACCAGAGCAGTGTCCGAATACACCTCCTTTGCAGGAGAGAGAATGGGTGGAGGAGATAAAAGATGAGCCAGAAGAGGAGCAGCTCATCTCTCTAGACGTGAAGAAAGAGGAGCAGCTCATCTCTCTAGACGTGAAGAAAGAGGAGCAGCTCATCTCTGTAGATGTAAAGAAAGAGGAGCAGCTCATCTCTCTAGACATGAAGAAAGAGGAGAAGCTCATCTCTGTAGATGTAAAGAAAGAGGAGCAGCTCATCTCTCTagatgtggaggaggaggaagaggagaaggagacaGAAACCGAGGATGAGGACGAGATGGAAGAAGACAACCAAGAG GATCAGACCAACAGTTTCTCCacaaaaaatgaagacaagGACACCGATGCTTTGATAGACTTTGGCCTTATTCATGACCAGCAGGATCCAGTCTGGGAACAAACACCTGAAAGAAACAG TCCACAGCCAGTCCCTGACGAAGTACCTGAAGTCTCATCTGAAGACACCGCCGATGATCTGAAAGAGCCAGAGTTTGCCCCTTTTCCCGAG AGCTCCACTCCTCTCCTtgacaccagtgcacaaagatCCAAGGCGGATCTGGGAAAGAGGCGTATTCGAACACGTCCGTCACGCAGGCTGACCGCAGGGTTAGCTCAGACGGAAACACAGGATTGGGGGACCCAGGACTCCACAG tTGAAAAAGAGACCgttgcaaaagaaagggagtcAGATTCTGAGGAAGAACAGCCTAAACCCAAGGTAGTCTGTTCCCCGTCCCAGCGAGTGCCAGTGTTTCCTGGTATGAGTCCTGCAGGCTTGCTT gCTCAACTTAAAAGGAAAACAGGTGGTGGAGGAACTGCAGTGAAAGAGGAAACCGTAGAAAGCAAAGCTAGCGAAGAGAAGGAACATCAAGATGAAGAAGTGGCACCATCTTCCGTGGAGCTCTCACATTCTCCTCGCACGCCTGCCCGTCTGGCTGGAGCTACACGGGTGCTGCCACTCATAGGCAACAAAGAAGAAGG TGGTGCCTCCTCGCCTGCTTGGCTGAAAGAGCTGAAATCTAAGAAGCGTATGAGTCAGCACGGCAGTGACGCTTAG